ATGGCAGGTTACATTATCATAAAAGCAGCTTTAAAGGGAAATTAGATAATCTTAAAAAAGAACTGACACCATATATGTCGGATATTAGTAATTTTCTGAACACCGTGGATGATTACATAAATAAAAATGTCAGAAAAACCTTGAATCACGGAGATTTATCTGAAAGAAATGCCTTCAAAAATGGTAAAGTTATTGATTGGGACAATTTTGGCCTTTATCCGCTGGGTTATGACTTCGGAAAAACTATTGGCATGTCCGAAATATATAAAAAAAATGAGTTGTCACTACAAGATTATCTGAAAATTGAAGATATGATATTTAAAAAAGTAGAAAACTTATTAACCAGAGAGCTACTTGAAATATCTTTGCCCTATTTTACTGTTATATTTCTTAGACATTATCGGGTCAGGAGCAGATACAATGACATCAACTCCATATCGCGTGAATTGTTAGAACTTCTCAAAAACAGGCTGGCAAAATTGAGCAAAGTGGGCAGCCACGATTCATTGTAATAGTATAAAACCTGCCACACAATCCCTCCTCGTACTTATAGTTATTTGCTACTTCTCTAAACTGTAATTCCCACCATAAAAGGAAATGCAGAGTGAACAAGCAGCTCATCAGTTCAGCTGATTATTTTGCAAACCATGGACATTCTTCGGCTTAATTCTTCACAGTGCTCTTTATTTCACTTCCCTAAGTACCGGGAACACTGTTCGAAGAGGGCGTCATCCCGCACTTTCCCGTATAAGGGATCCCTTACTCGATCAAAAACACTTTTTTGGACAGCCCCGGGTAAGTGACGGCAAACCAAACCAAACCAAACCATCGGGCACGATCTTACGAAGGTTCGTAACCTGATCCGATGGTTGGTTACAGGAGTTAAATCAACGATTATCGTTTCAAAGATTCATACTTAGCACAAGGAGATGTCTCCGCTCCACACCGGAAAAGCACCGGTGTTCCGGTCGACATGACAGGTGGGTCTGGGGCGCATGCGCGGCGCCAGGCACCCACATGTCGAACAGGATTTACAGTTGCGCCGCGTGATAAACGTAATTTTCCGGGCAGAAAGCTCCTGTACTCCATTGGCCTGTTATAATGGTTCGGGCATCATTCGATGGTTGGTTGCAGGGG
The nucleotide sequence above comes from Rhodohalobacter sp. SW132. Encoded proteins:
- a CDS encoding phosphotransferase; amino-acid sequence: MSLYEHMIHLYDKDIDLYSQKSCLTAKFTGTGYGGINMNSYRILEFKENTLFEKIYFKSWVDDIIIFTKEVLPEVLTQGINTPKLIESKEGENFFITYFEYLELEPLNHTNFLNEATDIAASIANVKLDPAIEFPDGRLHYHKSSFKGKLDNLKKELTPYMSDISNFLNTVDDYINKNVRKTLNHGDLSERNAFKNGKVIDWDNFGLYPLGYDFGKTIGMSEIYKKNELSLQDYLKIEDMIFKKVENLLTRELLEISLPYFTVIFLRHYRVRSRYNDINSISRELLELLKNRLAKLSKVGSHDSL